One Cucurbita pepo subsp. pepo cultivar mu-cu-16 chromosome LG11, ASM280686v2, whole genome shotgun sequence DNA window includes the following coding sequences:
- the LOC111805110 gene encoding uncharacterized protein LOC111805110, which yields MENYIGKRKPTIGVSLFTAFSASFSSDKAKSPRDFENGVVGLGIVAAMTDSHKFHEPFVSSKAVSPRSCSIPIVSSAKPAANFRGGLNLEKEQHEVVDELSESYTCVTSHFGNHIIEKRVFFNGELEMVNGRSTNMVTYGVFSTSPMSFGVAERGLFAAEFLSSCHLCCKHLHGLDIFMYRGEKAFCSVECRDKHIRGDDRREKCGSKAMKDYSALPCSVAGSPALASGVVAA from the exons ATGGAGAATTACATCGGAAAAAGGAAACCCACTATCGGCGTTTCGCTATTCACCGCCTTCTCcgcttctttctcttctgaTAAAGCGAAATCCCCTCGCGATTTCGAGAACGGCGTTGTTGGGTTGGGCATAGTTGCTGCCATGACTGATTCCCACAAATTTCATGAACCTTTTGTGTCTTCCAAAGCGGTTTCTCCTAGGTCCTGCTCGATTCCCATCGTTTCTTCTGCTAAACCAGCCGCTAATTTCAGAGGTGGCCTTAACCTAGAAAAGGAACAACACGAGGTTGTTGATGAACTCTCTGAAAGTTACACTTGCGTAACTTCACATTTTGGTAATCATATCATTGAAAAGCGTGTTTTCTTTAACGGTGAGCTTGAAATGGTTAATGGCCGCTCTACCAATATGGTGACATATGGGGTTTTTTCCACTTCCCCCATGAGTTTTGGTGTAGCGGAGAGAGGGCTTTTTGCTGCTGAATTCTTGAGCTCTTGTCATCTCTGCTGCAAGCATCTTCATGGGCTTGACATCTTCATGTACAG AGGGGAAAAGGCATTTTGCAGTGTCGAGTGTCGCGACAAACACATCAGAGGCGACGATCGCAGGGAAAAGTGTGGATCGAAAGCCATGAAAGACTACTCGGCGTTGCCTTGCTCCGTGGCTGGCTCCCCTGCCTTGGCTTCTGGTGTGGTTGCAGCTTAG
- the LOC111805109 gene encoding cytochrome P450 CYP73A100-like — protein sequence MASTALLSLSTMLIVSLVTKFIFPMSPIALGVTIFLAPLLTYIISSMAFSSKLPPGPLSLPIFGNWLQVGNDLNHRLLASLCNTFGSIFLLKLGSKNLVVVSDAELASQVLHAQGVEFGSRPRNVVFDIFTGNGQDMVFTVYGDHWRKMRRIMTLPFFTNKVVHNYSGMWEDEMDSVVRDLRSNKKFQSEGIVIRKRLQLMLYNIMYRMMFDAKFESQDDPLFIEATRFNSERSRLAQSFEYNYGDFIPLLRPFLRGYLNKCRDLQGRRLDFFNKNYVEKRRKIMAANGDKHKISCAMDHIIDAQLKGEISEENVIYIVENINVAAIETTLWSMEWAIAELVNHPDIQHKIREELKNVLKGKEVSESKLHELPYLQATVKETLRLHTPIPLLVPHMNLEEAKLGGYTIPKESKVVVNAWWLANNPEWWKNPEEFRPERFFEEESGTEAVAAGKVDYRFLPFGVGRRSCPGIVLAMPILGLILAKLVSNFEMKPPSGMEKVDVTEKGGQFSLHIANHSTVVFNPIIA from the exons aTGGCTTCCACTGccctcctttctctctctacaatgCTCATTGTTTCTCTAGTTACCAAGTTCATATTCCCCATGTCCCCAATTGCTCTTGGTGTCACCATCTTCCTTGCTCCTCTTCTTACTTACATCATCTCTTCCATGGCCTTCTCCTCCAAGCTTCCTCCTGGCCCTCTCTCCCTTCCCATCTTTGGCAATTGGCTCCAAGTTGGCAACGACCTCAACCATCGCCTTCTCGCTTCCTTGTGCAACACATTCGGCTCCATATTCCTCTTGAAGCTGGGCTCCAAGAACCTCGTTGTCGTGTCGGATGCCGAGCTTGCTAGCCAAGTTCTCCACGCTCAGGGCGTTGAGTTTGGCTCTCGTCCTCGAAACGTCGTGTTCGATATCTTCACTGGAAATGGTCAGGATATGGTGTTTACTGTTTATGGTGACCATTGGCGTAAGATGCGTAGAATCATGACGTTGCCGTTCTTCACGAACAAGGTGGTGCATAACTATAGTGGCATGTGGGAGGATGAGATGGACTCTGTGGTTCGTGATTTAAGGAGTAACAAGAAGTTTCAATCCGAGGGGATAGTTATTAGAAAGCGTTTGCAGTTGATGTTGTACAATATCATGTATAGAATGATGTTTGATGCGAAGTTTGAATCCCAAGACGATCCTTTGTTCATTGAAGCGACTCGATTCAACTCGGAAAGGAGTCGGTTGGCGCAGAGCTTTGAGTACAACTATGGAGATTTCATTCCTTTGCTTAGACCCTTCTTGCGAGGCTATTTGAACAAGTGCAGGGATTTGCAGGGTAGGAGGTTGGACTTTTTCAACAAGAACTACGTCGAGAAGCGAag GAAGATAATGGCTGCCAATGGAGATAAGCACAAGATAAGTTGTGCGATGGATCATATCATAGACGCTCAGTTGAAAGGTGAGATAAGTGAAGAGAACGTGATTTACATCGTAGAGAACATCAACGTGGCAGCGATAGAAACGACATTGTGGTCGATGGAATGGGCAATAGCGGAGTTGGTGAATCATCCAGACATCCAACACAAGATTCGGGAGGAGCTAAAGAATGTCCTAAAGGGAAAGGAAGTGAGTGAATCGAAGCTTCATGAGCTGCCATACTTGCAAGCAACGGTGAAAGAGACGCTGAGGTTGCACACTCCAATACCGTTGTTGGTGCCACATATGAACTTGGAAGAAGCAAAGCTGGGAGGGTACACCATCCCAAAGGAGTCGAAGGTGGTGGTGAATGCATGGTGGCTGGCAAACAACCCGGAGTGGTGGAAGAATCCAGAAGAGTTCAGGCCAGAGAGGTTCTTTGAGGAAGAAAGTGGGACGGAAGCTGTTGCTGCAGGGAAGGTGGATTATCGGTTCTTACCATTTGGAGTTGGAAGGAGGAGTTGCCCTGGAATTGTGTTGGCAATGCCAATCTTAGGGCTCATCCTTGCCAAATTGGTATCAAACTTTGAAATGAAGCCTCCAAGTGGGATGGAGAAGGTCGATGTGACCGAGAAAGGAGGTCAATTCAGTTTGCACATTGCCAACCACTCCACGGTTGTGTTTAACCCCATAATTGCTTAA